In a single window of the Callithrix jacchus isolate 240 chromosome 1, calJac240_pri, whole genome shotgun sequence genome:
- the LOC128928971 gene encoding uncharacterized protein LOC128928971, translating to MRCPTGELNGFPRRKSIAATAAATNPGNQLTATASSADPSRDAPDDRRIGVGGAAAPRSSTTGPALTPEGPAPEAEGDDLAAASSAAAAGDKHYVTASFENFTKAMSLSEERRQRYNFAYNLREFLGSQKYHHGPRSTTMDPMLIITEAFPTVRF from the exons ATGCGCTGTCCCACTGGAGAGCTGAACGGGTTCCCCAGGAGAAAGTCCATCGCTGCTACCGCCGCTGCCACCAACCCCGGGAATCAGCTGACAGCAACCGCCAGCTCCGCCGACCCGTCACGTGACGCGCCCGACGACCGGCGAATTGGCGTGGGCGGGGCGGCGGCACCACGGAGCTCGACCACAGGCCCCGCCCTGACGCCGGAGGGTCCCGCCCCCGAGGCGGAGGGCGACGACCTCGCTGCGGCTTCGTCGGCGGCTGCGGCGGGCGACAAGCACTAC gtCACAGCCTCCTTTGAGAATTTCACAAAAGCCATGAGCCTTTCTGAAGAAAGAAGGCAGCGAtacaattttgcttataacctcaGGGAGTTTCTGGGGTCCCAGAAGTACCACCATGGACCCCGAAGTACAACCATGGACCCCATGCTAATAATCACAGAGGCCTTTCCCACCGTTAGATTCTAA